The following coding sequences are from one Leptolyngbya sp. NIES-3755 window:
- a CDS encoding fatty acid desaturase (similar to AA sequence:cyanobase_aa:LBDG_26070), producing MLIFVKRYRIRVEAASVELVLKLAAHSECLWSYPVVSFRSAPIHPAQDSGIHVDRGVFVALTVIGTWAASLLILLTADIDQIPIFVRVIAIALQTFLYTGLFITAHDAMHGAVSPSNRKLNDFIGSLALRVYALFSLKEMIRTHWEHHAHPASELDPDFHNGKDKNFFSWYSYFMVRYWSWTRIIGLVAMFHIMHRVFHVSEMNLTLFWMIPSIASSVQLFFFGTFLPHREPIEGYQNESRAQTTNWSPFWSFLSCYHFGYHLEHHERPDLAWWQLPELHQRRLQGKY from the coding sequence ATGTTAATATTTGTAAAGCGTTACCGAATCCGTGTAGAAGCAGCATCTGTTGAACTTGTGTTGAAACTTGCCGCTCATTCTGAATGTTTGTGGAGTTATCCTGTGGTTTCTTTCCGTTCCGCCCCGATTCATCCTGCTCAAGATTCTGGAATTCATGTCGATCGTGGTGTTTTTGTCGCGCTGACGGTGATCGGAACTTGGGCTGCAAGTCTTCTAATATTGCTCACGGCAGATATCGATCAAATTCCGATTTTTGTTCGAGTGATTGCGATCGCACTACAAACATTTTTATACACAGGATTATTCATTACGGCTCACGATGCAATGCACGGTGCTGTTTCTCCTAGCAATCGTAAACTCAATGATTTTATTGGTTCACTTGCGCTTCGAGTTTATGCGCTATTTTCATTGAAAGAAATGATTCGGACGCATTGGGAGCATCATGCTCATCCAGCTTCCGAACTTGATCCTGATTTCCACAACGGCAAGGATAAAAATTTCTTTTCTTGGTATTCCTATTTCATGGTGCGGTATTGGAGTTGGACTCGAATTATCGGTCTAGTTGCGATGTTTCATATCATGCACCGAGTGTTTCACGTTTCTGAAATGAACTTGACTTTGTTTTGGATGATTCCTTCGATCGCAAGTTCTGTACAGTTATTCTTTTTCGGAACTTTCCTACCGCATCGTGAGCCGATTGAGGGATATCAAAACGAGAGTCGTGCTCAAACTACGAACTGGTCGCCGTTCTGGTCGTTTCTTAGCTGCTATCACTTCGGCTATCATTTAGAACACCACGAGCGTCCGGATCTAGCTTGGTGGCAACTTCCTGAACTGCATCAACGGCGATTACAAGGGAAATACTAA
- a CDS encoding hypothetical protein (hypothetical protein FJSC11DRAFT_0590;~similar to AA sequence:cyanobase_aa:LBDG_26090), with translation MSQSNEWQGIIRGILLAILLAIATAAIAFLLAAALQMLRIPPTANWAYNIGLLLNLTVYFIGLTQLLYIIPLLIVFWRQRRFALLKGLTIGAVIIALLNFGCFLYVSSLFGV, from the coding sequence GTGTCTCAATCAAATGAATGGCAAGGAATCATCCGTGGAATTCTATTGGCGATTCTGTTAGCAATTGCGACTGCTGCGATCGCGTTCCTTTTAGCCGCCGCCTTGCAAATGCTAAGAATTCCTCCAACTGCAAATTGGGCGTATAACATAGGACTTCTACTAAATTTGACAGTCTATTTTATCGGTCTCACACAACTGCTGTACATTATTCCGCTACTCATCGTTTTCTGGAGACAGAGAAGATTTGCACTGCTGAAAGGCTTGACCATCGGTGCAGTCATCATTGCACTGCTTAACTTTGGTTGCTTCCTTTACGTATCCAGTCTGTTTGGAGTTTAG
- a CDS encoding molybdenum cofactor biosynthesis protein A (ab initio prediction:Prodigal:2.6;~similar to AA sequence:cyanobase_aa:tll1363) — MPSRPYLFYGLTNSVCSKCLTKVEAKIIFQNDRVYLVKHCMIHGREEVLIADDIEYYKQCQEFIKPGDMPRKFNTPISRGCPYDCGLCPDHEQHSCLTLVEVSDRCNLSCPICYADSGVEELSHSNYPRRDRSLAVIEQMLDNIVANEGEPDVVQISGGEPTIHPEFFEILNIAKTKPIKHLMINTNGIKIAQDREFCKRLSDYMPGIEVYLQFDSFEEKALRELRGADLRNIRKKAIANLNEFGISTTLVATIKKGLNDHEIGRIIEYGLQQKCVRGVTFQPIQAAGRLENYDPKRDRYTLTEVRRAILEQSPHFQPKDLLPVPCHPDCLTMAYALKINGKVIPLTGLLDPTAFLDVMPNSVLYEQNEDLKQKIFKLFSTNHSPVSSATTLKQLLCCLPMLPVPAGITYENVFRVIIMQFLDPFNFDVRSVKRSCIHIADPDGRIIPFDTYNMFYRPGSEGHHLVSKPPASVS, encoded by the coding sequence ATGCCGTCTCGTCCTTACTTGTTCTACGGTTTAACCAATAGTGTTTGTTCCAAATGTCTCACCAAAGTTGAAGCGAAAATTATCTTTCAGAACGATCGAGTTTATCTGGTCAAACACTGCATGATTCACGGGCGCGAAGAGGTTCTGATTGCAGATGACATTGAGTACTACAAACAGTGCCAGGAATTTATCAAGCCTGGAGACATGCCGCGAAAGTTCAACACTCCGATTAGTCGAGGCTGTCCTTACGATTGCGGATTGTGTCCAGACCATGAGCAGCATAGTTGTTTAACACTGGTTGAAGTCAGCGATAGATGTAATCTTTCTTGTCCAATTTGCTATGCAGACTCTGGAGTCGAAGAACTCTCCCACTCGAACTATCCGAGACGCGATCGCAGTTTAGCTGTGATCGAACAAATGCTGGATAATATTGTTGCAAACGAAGGTGAACCCGATGTGGTGCAAATCAGCGGAGGTGAACCCACAATCCATCCTGAGTTCTTTGAAATTCTCAACATTGCAAAGACTAAACCGATCAAGCATTTGATGATCAATACTAACGGCATCAAGATCGCTCAAGATCGGGAATTTTGCAAGCGATTGAGCGATTATATGCCTGGAATTGAAGTCTATTTGCAGTTCGATAGCTTTGAAGAGAAAGCACTGCGAGAATTGCGAGGAGCGGATTTACGGAACATTCGGAAAAAAGCGATCGCGAATCTCAACGAATTCGGAATCTCTACAACATTAGTCGCAACTATCAAAAAAGGATTGAATGATCACGAGATTGGTCGAATTATCGAATACGGATTGCAACAGAAGTGCGTTCGAGGAGTGACATTTCAGCCGATTCAAGCAGCGGGACGATTAGAGAACTATGATCCGAAACGCGATCGATACACTTTAACCGAAGTTCGCCGCGCTATTCTCGAACAAAGTCCACACTTCCAGCCTAAAGATCTGCTCCCAGTTCCTTGTCATCCTGATTGTTTAACAATGGCTTATGCACTTAAGATCAATGGAAAAGTTATTCCACTAACAGGTTTACTTGATCCAACTGCCTTTCTCGATGTAATGCCAAACTCGGTGTTGTATGAGCAAAACGAAGACCTGAAACAGAAGATTTTTAAGCTATTCTCGACCAATCATTCTCCAGTTTCTTCAGCAACGACTTTGAAGCAACTTCTGTGTTGTTTACCAATGCTTCCGGTTCCAGCAGGAATCACTTACGAGAATGTATTTCGAGTGATCATTATGCAGTTTCTTGATCCGTTTAACTTTGATGTGCGATCGGTAAAGCGATCGTGTATTCACATTGCTGATCCCGATGGTCGCATCATTCCCTTTGATACTTACAATATGTTCTACCGACCAGGCAGCGAAGGACATCATCTTGTGTCTAAACCGCCTGCATCTGTGAGTTAG
- a CDS encoding hypothetical protein (conserved hypothetical protein;~similar to AA sequence:cyanobase_aa:LBDG_24630), which translates to MKTSQLLLGVLGLGVLGLAGVMAVTNPDEAAFGEFALEQVKTQGCKEVPQIIRQQCPRFVQENQAQVKKLIAQSTERQNYGLFSLYRTNLSTRSIVPDLPVFLDLPAFQLETVGMMGKFYIYQTEEIRR; encoded by the coding sequence ATGAAAACTTCTCAACTTCTCCTCGGTGTGCTGGGGCTGGGTGTTCTTGGATTGGCGGGAGTGATGGCGGTGACAAATCCGGATGAGGCGGCATTCGGTGAGTTTGCGCTGGAACAGGTTAAAACTCAGGGGTGCAAGGAGGTTCCCCAAATTATTCGGCAGCAGTGTCCCCGGTTTGTGCAGGAGAATCAGGCGCAGGTCAAAAAGTTGATTGCTCAAAGTACAGAGCGCCAAAATTATGGGCTGTTTAGTTTATATCGGACGAATTTATCGACACGATCGATTGTGCCCGATTTGCCTGTGTTCCTTGATTTGCCTGCGTTTCAGCTAGAGACGGTTGGAATGATGGGCAAGTTTTATATCTACCAGACGGAGGAAATTCGGCGTTAG
- a CDS encoding multi-sensor hybrid histidine kinase (similar to AA sequence:cyanobase_aa:Npun_F2346), with translation MIQQISSQQPLRALVVDDDLDSVILMTTVLEIHGIDVTATMSAAQALQAISSLPHILIADLAMPFVDGFDLIRQVRNLPPNQGGEVPAIAVSAWVAVETQERAMNCGFQKFLAKPYPPSDLIDLVSQVTGWKVSEPEFAA, from the coding sequence ATGATTCAGCAAATTTCAAGCCAGCAGCCGCTTCGAGCGTTAGTTGTAGACGACGATTTAGATTCGGTCATTCTGATGACGACAGTGCTTGAGATTCACGGAATTGATGTGACTGCTACAATGTCTGCCGCCCAAGCTCTACAAGCGATTAGTTCGCTACCGCACATTTTGATTGCAGATCTCGCAATGCCTTTTGTCGATGGATTTGATTTGATTCGCCAGGTTCGGAATTTGCCGCCTAATCAAGGGGGAGAGGTTCCAGCGATCGCGGTTTCGGCTTGGGTGGCGGTGGAAACTCAGGAACGGGCGATGAATTGTGGATTTCAGAAGTTTTTGGCGAAACCATATCCGCCTAGTGATTTGATCGATCTGGTTTCGCAGGTGACGGGTTGGAAAGTGAGTGAGCCAGAATTTGCGGCTTAG
- a CDS encoding hypothetical protein (similar to AA sequence:cyanobase_aa:LBDG_34390) — translation MTAVSPTPTSTKPAFTEGIQYFSDTVPGFETYGKTPAIAPGETAISDPSDKNAGYQTMLVADALRYLILQMTASKASGHPGGFASQAEAYAAFVMLGHKNIITEVGHHAPGFYSAMFLDRSLEDMGIETVQHLRDRFREKHGLLGHLSGFIPGILAPAGPLGQGQHFAMSAAFLHRDKLFPFTVGDGGLGEPYIMSSMAHFNTAFPGVTNFLPILVWNGYSQEHHSMVSLKTNEQMIEYWKGNGFENVVLVDAKDFDDRNQPSDYVDSTLFSLEQRLNFTNSVLVAASEAARSALGGKLTVFIIKQLKGAGVHAKGSKSHNLYAQHTLDNEDIVSALRTRSLSPEAWELVRSNCERAGGGSASKTVVTEFTRELPDLGQLPMEEYAVGGDPKVSTTAMGRLVGHVGQSDRAFLVTNADGNEASGIANINQALKIIHPTEDSLYNQAPNGQVYEPLSEDACAGLAAGLALMGCRSLWCSYESFAINGLPIWQTVTQAMAELRRLTPSTITLFTAGALEQGRNGWTHQRPEIEAYFAAMMRNGNVFPLFPPDANSIQACYEWALTTKNKGVVITASKSPLPIRTTFEQARQAIEQGAIVLHESTGTKSIVFAVVGDMTLNPVFAAASTLESQGYGVKVVSVVNPRRLYRASDVAWEICSEPDGGFIDDATFESLFGGDALIGVTGGASGMLEPIMLRSTAKRDTFAWKRGETTATAGELMAVNGITAEGLVKRSIELSK, via the coding sequence ATGACCGCAGTTAGCCCAACCCCCACGTCTACCAAACCCGCCTTTACCGAAGGCATTCAATACTTTAGCGACACAGTACCAGGGTTTGAGACGTATGGCAAAACGCCTGCGATCGCACCTGGAGAAACCGCAATTTCTGATCCGAGTGACAAGAATGCTGGCTATCAAACGATGCTGGTGGCGGATGCGTTACGCTACTTGATTCTGCAAATGACCGCCTCTAAAGCTTCAGGACACCCTGGCGGATTTGCAAGTCAAGCGGAAGCCTACGCTGCATTCGTGATGCTCGGTCACAAAAATATCATCACCGAAGTCGGACACCATGCACCGGGCTTTTATAGCGCCATGTTCCTCGATCGCTCTCTCGAAGATATGGGCATCGAAACCGTTCAACATTTGCGCGATCGCTTCCGGGAAAAACATGGTTTGCTCGGTCACTTGTCCGGTTTCATCCCTGGAATTCTCGCGCCTGCGGGTCCGCTCGGTCAGGGACAGCATTTCGCGATGTCAGCGGCATTTTTACATCGAGATAAGCTTTTCCCCTTCACGGTTGGGGATGGTGGCTTGGGCGAGCCGTACATTATGAGTTCGATGGCGCACTTTAATACGGCGTTTCCGGGCGTGACGAATTTCTTGCCGATTCTGGTTTGGAATGGGTATTCGCAAGAGCATCACAGTATGGTCTCGCTCAAAACAAATGAGCAAATGATCGAATACTGGAAAGGGAATGGATTTGAGAATGTGGTGCTGGTCGATGCGAAAGATTTCGACGATCGTAATCAGCCAAGCGACTATGTGGATAGCACTCTGTTCTCTCTAGAGCAGCGATTGAACTTTACGAATTCGGTGTTGGTTGCGGCGAGTGAAGCGGCTCGATCGGCGTTGGGCGGAAAGTTAACCGTGTTCATCATCAAACAGCTTAAAGGGGCGGGTGTTCACGCGAAAGGATCGAAATCGCATAATCTCTACGCTCAACATACTTTAGACAACGAAGACATTGTGAGTGCATTGAGAACGCGATCGCTGTCTCCTGAAGCTTGGGAATTAGTGCGATCGAACTGTGAACGTGCAGGCGGCGGATCAGCAAGTAAAACCGTTGTGACTGAATTCACGCGAGAGTTACCAGATTTAGGACAATTGCCGATGGAAGAATATGCGGTGGGCGGCGATCCGAAAGTTTCAACGACTGCAATGGGTCGATTGGTCGGGCATGTGGGACAAAGCGATCGAGCTTTCTTAGTCACAAATGCAGATGGAAACGAAGCTTCTGGAATTGCGAACATTAACCAAGCACTCAAGATCATTCACCCAACTGAAGATTCGCTCTACAACCAAGCTCCGAACGGTCAAGTGTATGAGCCATTGAGTGAAGATGCTTGTGCGGGATTAGCAGCAGGATTGGCATTGATGGGATGTCGATCGCTCTGGTGTTCATACGAATCGTTTGCAATCAATGGCTTACCCATTTGGCAAACGGTGACACAAGCAATGGCAGAGCTTCGTCGTTTAACGCCTTCTACGATTACGCTGTTTACGGCGGGTGCATTAGAGCAGGGTCGCAACGGTTGGACACACCAACGTCCTGAAATTGAAGCTTACTTTGCGGCAATGATGCGGAATGGGAATGTTTTCCCGCTGTTTCCACCGGATGCGAATAGCATTCAAGCGTGTTACGAATGGGCACTCACCACGAAAAACAAAGGGGTTGTGATCACTGCAAGTAAGTCACCGTTGCCGATTCGGACGACATTTGAGCAGGCTCGACAAGCGATCGAGCAAGGTGCGATCGTCTTGCATGAATCGACGGGAACGAAATCGATCGTCTTTGCGGTGGTGGGCGATATGACTCTGAATCCGGTGTTTGCTGCGGCTTCTACGCTGGAATCTCAGGGGTATGGCGTGAAAGTCGTTTCGGTTGTGAATCCGCGACGGTTGTATCGCGCTTCTGATGTGGCTTGGGAAATTTGCTCAGAGCCAGATGGCGGATTCATTGATGATGCAACGTTTGAATCCTTGTTTGGGGGTGATGCTTTGATCGGGGTGACAGGGGGTGCAAGTGGAATGTTAGAGCCGATCATGCTGCGGAGTACTGCGAAACGCGATACCTTTGCTTGGAAGCGGGGTGAGACGACTGCAACTGCGGGTGAATTGATGGCGGTGAATGGCATTACTGCTGAAGGACTGGTGAAACGATCGATCGAATTGTCCAAATAA
- a CDS encoding methyltransferase type 12 (similar to AA sequence:cyanobase_aa:LBDG_26080) — protein sequence MSNWVEVLNEYSKKDLEQRKVWYSPVVEAYDRARPRYPKRLIQRVVEVAQLAPQSRILEVGCGSGVATVDFARLGYRIDAVEPNLEFCRLAERNCSDYPNVKVIPQTFEEWQVEPRKFQIVLAANAWHWISSDIKYVKASEALHNNGALVLLWNMSLEPTYEIYQVLDQVYQEIAPSIAPKYEGKETQEEILQGLGKLISDSGLFAAPVQEAIECERTYDVDLYLSFLSSGSQYIALEPTTREALLAGLKNTIKQQFDGKLQLFNLAAYQIAKKR from the coding sequence ATGTCAAACTGGGTAGAAGTTCTCAACGAGTACTCGAAAAAGGATTTGGAGCAGCGAAAGGTTTGGTATTCTCCGGTTGTCGAAGCCTACGATCGAGCTAGACCCCGTTATCCAAAACGATTAATTCAGCGAGTCGTCGAAGTTGCCCAGTTAGCGCCTCAATCAAGAATTCTAGAAGTCGGCTGTGGTTCGGGTGTGGCTACAGTCGATTTTGCGCGATTGGGATATCGCATTGATGCGGTTGAGCCAAATTTAGAATTCTGTCGATTAGCAGAGCGAAATTGCTCGGACTATCCGAATGTCAAAGTTATTCCTCAAACGTTTGAAGAATGGCAAGTTGAACCCAGAAAGTTTCAAATCGTTCTCGCTGCAAATGCTTGGCACTGGATCTCATCCGATATTAAGTACGTCAAAGCATCTGAAGCATTACACAACAATGGTGCTTTAGTGTTGCTCTGGAATATGTCACTAGAGCCGACTTACGAAATTTATCAAGTGCTGGATCAGGTGTATCAAGAGATTGCACCGTCGATCGCACCGAAGTACGAAGGCAAAGAAACTCAGGAAGAGATCTTGCAAGGGTTAGGAAAATTGATCAGTGATTCGGGATTGTTCGCGGCTCCGGTGCAAGAAGCGATCGAGTGTGAACGCACGTACGATGTTGATCTTTATCTATCTTTTCTAAGCAGCGGTTCACAGTATATTGCATTAGAGCCGACGACGCGAGAAGCTTTGCTGGCTGGATTGAAGAATACGATCAAGCAACAATTCGACGGTAAACTTCAGCTTTTCAATCTTGCAGCCTATCAGATTGCGAAGAAGCGATAA
- a CDS encoding prolipoprotein diacylglyceryl transferase (ab initio prediction:Prodigal:2.6;~similar to AA sequence:cyanobase_aa:SYNPCC7002_A1562), which produces MNFPVYLGVGDFKIHPHIFFEAIAYTVALRLSLRNFRRDAIKPTQRSSIVVGGMLGALIGAKVLVMLQHIDLWWEQRELFWLLLLQGKTIVGALLGALIGVEVTKKIIGVKQSTGDAFVYPLMLGMAIGRMGCFLTGLSDRTYGIATNLPWGVDFGDGIPRHPTQLYEIGFLLLLMVFLKVRSRYSLQSGDLFKFFMISYLSFRLLIDSIKPDFQPILGLSAIQIACVLALIYYARSIPKLFKFQEA; this is translated from the coding sequence GTGAATTTTCCCGTTTATCTTGGCGTTGGCGATTTTAAGATTCATCCGCACATTTTCTTTGAAGCGATCGCGTATACGGTGGCGTTGCGGTTGTCATTGCGGAATTTTCGACGGGATGCGATTAAACCGACTCAAAGAAGCTCGATCGTAGTCGGTGGAATGCTCGGTGCATTGATCGGCGCGAAAGTGCTCGTGATGTTGCAACACATTGATCTTTGGTGGGAACAACGAGAATTATTTTGGTTGCTGCTGCTTCAAGGAAAAACGATCGTAGGAGCGCTGCTAGGAGCATTGATCGGGGTTGAGGTCACGAAAAAGATTATTGGGGTAAAACAATCGACTGGAGATGCTTTTGTTTATCCGTTAATGCTTGGAATGGCGATCGGGAGAATGGGTTGCTTTTTAACTGGACTTAGCGATCGTACTTATGGCATTGCAACGAATTTACCCTGGGGCGTTGATTTTGGCGATGGCATTCCTCGACATCCGACACAATTGTATGAGATTGGATTTTTATTGTTACTGATGGTGTTTTTGAAAGTGCGATCGCGCTATTCGCTCCAGTCTGGCGATCTGTTCAAATTCTTCATGATTAGCTATCTCAGCTTTCGCCTACTCATTGATTCAATCAAACCTGATTTTCAACCGATTCTAGGCTTAAGTGCCATTCAAATCGCTTGTGTGTTAGCACTCATCTACTACGCTCGTAGCATTCCAAAACTATTTAAATTCCAAGAGGCTTGA
- a CDS encoding GAF sensor signal transduction histidine kinase (similar to AA sequence:cyanobase_aa:PCC7424_4210), giving the protein MKEFPSETPNCDISISLTPFAPQSIQFTLDRSGIIISTNDLCLIHLGYSSQDLIGRSVFSLVHVRDQARLHSALIDRVQSPFLFSLLRADGQSLDVVLEIDSFEDADHVTFLIFTCRISTSQHTSFPEQTELEALQYQRTREQLISAIAQRIRASLDLNTILNCTVEEVREFLNTDRVLIYRFEADWSGTIAVESVNPPWNPILGKNFQDPCFPATYIQQYYQGRIQAIRNINEAEVHPCYKNLLASLQVRANLVVPIVSEMGLWGLLIAQHCREDRQWFDSTIDLLKQLATQVGFAVQHAELLKRVQDMNVHLELQVQERTRKLQQILDFEKLARRITEKVRDTLDENQILISVTEELTQVLDLELALVELYDDSNFVAPHDIDITRLACPIVDDQGILGNLWLVRNRLFEQDEIDFVQQIANQCAIAIRQARLYQAVQTEVQGLERLIQLKDEFLTSITHELRTPISSISLAAQTLRKVLDLKGSLSSDNPTVIRTIEILERECQREIRLIDNLLTLSYLDAGEAINPIKVNLNVWLPRAVAPFRDRTLTRQQRFSLNLAQQLPLLETDLTYLERILVELLNNAYKYTPADGEILVSATTIEDQLHLCVSNSSQEMSPEELERIFDKFYRLPDRDIWEASGAGLGLAVVKKLTERLGASIAVESNRDRTAFTLIFNQV; this is encoded by the coding sequence GTGAAAGAGTTTCCCTCAGAAACCCCCAATTGCGACATATCTATTTCGCTCACACCTTTCGCGCCGCAATCGATTCAATTCACGCTCGATCGCTCTGGGATCATCATCAGCACGAATGACTTGTGCTTGATTCACTTGGGCTACTCCTCACAAGATCTAATCGGGCGATCGGTCTTTAGTTTAGTCCATGTTCGTGATCAGGCAAGGTTACACAGCGCACTAATTGACAGAGTTCAATCTCCGTTCTTATTTTCACTGCTGCGGGCGGACGGGCAGAGCTTAGATGTTGTGCTTGAGATTGATTCGTTTGAGGATGCTGATCACGTTACATTTCTGATCTTTACATGCAGAATTTCTACTTCTCAGCACACTTCATTTCCTGAGCAAACTGAATTAGAAGCTCTACAGTATCAAAGGACTCGTGAACAACTCATTAGCGCGATCGCTCAACGCATTCGAGCTTCGCTTGATTTGAATACGATTTTGAATTGCACCGTTGAAGAAGTTCGAGAATTTCTCAATACCGATCGCGTTTTAATCTATCGCTTTGAGGCAGATTGGAGTGGTACGATCGCGGTTGAATCTGTAAATCCGCCTTGGAATCCAATCTTAGGTAAAAACTTTCAAGATCCCTGCTTTCCAGCAACTTATATCCAGCAGTATTATCAGGGTCGAATTCAAGCGATTCGTAACATTAACGAGGCAGAGGTGCATCCGTGTTACAAAAATCTGCTGGCTTCACTCCAAGTTCGAGCAAATTTAGTCGTTCCGATCGTGTCTGAAATGGGACTGTGGGGATTGCTAATTGCTCAACACTGTCGGGAAGATCGTCAATGGTTCGATTCTACGATCGACCTTCTAAAACAATTAGCGACACAGGTAGGCTTTGCCGTTCAACATGCAGAATTGTTAAAGCGTGTTCAAGATATGAATGTTCACTTAGAGCTTCAAGTCCAAGAACGAACTCGCAAACTACAGCAAATTCTCGACTTTGAAAAACTAGCAAGAAGAATCACCGAGAAGGTTCGCGATACCTTAGACGAGAATCAAATTTTAATATCAGTCACAGAGGAACTTACACAGGTTTTAGACCTAGAACTAGCGCTAGTCGAACTCTATGACGATTCAAATTTTGTCGCACCCCATGACATCGATATCACTCGATTAGCTTGTCCGATCGTGGATGATCAAGGAATTTTAGGCAATCTTTGGCTGGTTCGGAATCGATTGTTTGAGCAAGACGAGATTGATTTTGTGCAGCAGATTGCCAATCAATGTGCGATCGCAATTCGACAGGCTCGCCTCTATCAAGCCGTTCAAACCGAAGTACAGGGTTTAGAGCGATTAATCCAACTCAAAGATGAATTCCTGACAAGCATTACTCACGAACTTCGCACTCCGATTAGTAGCATTTCTCTAGCAGCCCAGACTTTACGGAAAGTGCTAGATCTCAAAGGATCGCTCTCTTCGGACAATCCGACTGTGATTCGCACGATCGAGATTTTAGAACGAGAATGCCAACGCGAGATTCGATTGATTGATAACTTACTTACTTTGTCTTACTTAGATGCAGGTGAAGCGATCAATCCAATCAAAGTGAATCTGAATGTTTGGCTTCCTCGTGCGGTTGCTCCTTTTCGCGATCGCACTCTCACCCGCCAGCAAAGATTTTCGCTCAATCTCGCTCAGCAGCTTCCCCTTTTAGAAACTGATCTTACTTATCTAGAGCGAATCTTAGTAGAACTGCTCAACAATGCTTACAAATACACCCCCGCCGACGGTGAAATTCTTGTCTCTGCAACCACGATCGAGGATCAATTACATCTCTGTGTGAGCAATTCCAGCCAAGAAATGTCTCCCGAAGAGTTAGAGCGAATTTTTGACAAGTTCTACCGACTTCCCGATCGAGATATTTGGGAAGCCAGCGGTGCAGGATTAGGACTTGCCGTAGTGAAGAAATTAACAGAACGATTGGGAGCGTCGATCGCAGTGGAAAGCAATCGCGATCGGACTGCTTTCACACTGATCTTTAACCAAGTTTAG
- a CDS encoding short-chain dehydrogenase/reductase SDR (similar to AA sequence:cyanobase_aa:LBDG_26060) encodes MAPTVIITGASQGIGKATAKRFAENGYNLVLASRTVDRLNETAEELKSIAPRVTAIPTDTRDANQVKTMIDRAVSEYGSIDVLVNNAGIYISGPADSFSLEDWHTVIDTNLWGYIHTIHALLPHFISQGRGMIVNVVSSGGKVPIPYLVPYTTSKFGLAGLTQSLQSELSPKGITVCGIYPNLINSDFMERAIFRGKDEEDAIARRKQLEQVLSVPVVEKPDDVAKSIIDAVKHKKTEVIVGSAGASVISQRLFPDMLQWIMRRTFKNSDKDY; translated from the coding sequence ATGGCTCCTACAGTTATTATTACAGGCGCGTCTCAAGGAATTGGAAAAGCAACTGCCAAACGGTTTGCTGAAAATGGCTATAACTTAGTGCTGGCTTCTCGAACGGTCGATCGCTTAAACGAGACTGCTGAGGAATTAAAGTCGATCGCGCCACGAGTGACGGCAATTCCCACCGATACGAGAGATGCAAATCAAGTGAAAACGATGATCGATCGAGCAGTTTCGGAGTACGGTTCGATCGATGTTTTAGTCAATAATGCAGGGATTTATATCTCTGGTCCTGCGGATAGCTTTTCGCTAGAGGATTGGCATACCGTCATCGATACAAATCTTTGGGGTTATATTCATACGATTCATGCCCTGTTGCCGCATTTCATTTCTCAAGGTCGCGGCATGATTGTGAATGTCGTTTCATCCGGTGGTAAAGTTCCGATTCCGTATCTTGTACCGTATACGACGAGTAAATTTGGTCTTGCTGGACTCACTCAAAGTTTGCAGTCTGAGTTATCACCGAAAGGCATTACCGTTTGTGGGATTTACCCGAATTTGATCAACAGCGATTTTATGGAGCGGGCGATCTTTCGGGGTAAAGATGAAGAAGATGCGATCGCACGTCGGAAACAATTAGAGCAAGTCTTGAGCGTTCCGGTGGTAGAAAAGCCTGATGACGTGGCGAAATCGATTATTGATGCGGTGAAGCATAAGAAAACTGAAGTGATCGTGGGATCGGCGGGCGCTTCTGTCATTTCGCAACGGCTTTTCCCTGATATGCTTCAGTGGATTATGCGACGGACGTTCAAAAATAGCGACAAGGATTACTAA